Genomic window (Gemmatimonadota bacterium):
GGTTTATAGTATTTCCTCTTTATACCGCACAACTTAAGTAAGGAGAGGTGTAAAAATGAAGTTCAAGAGAAAATCTATTATTGGATTGTTGGCAACGATGGGAATTGTTTTCGCGGGGATTGGTTTTGTTTATGCCCAAACCGCAGCAGATGTGGATTATGATGGCGATGGCGTAGTTGGGGTTGGCGATTTCTTGTTGTTTGTCGCCAGATTTGGGACCAATCAGGGCGATCCGAATTATGAGGCAGAATACGATCTGGATGGTGACGGACAGGTGGGTGTGTCAGACTTTTTGGTGTTCTTTGGGTTTTTCGGTCAAAGTGCTGTTCCCAACGATGCACCGGTATTGCAGCGGATTGGCGACCAGGGTGTGCCAAAAGGCGGTACCCTGACCCTGGAGTTGGTCGCTTCGGATCCGGATGGAGATAACTTGACTTACTCGGTGAGCGGTAATCCGGCGGGATCGTCGCTGTCGGGAACTACTTTCCTTTGGACGCCGACGAGCGAGTCTGAAACGCATCGGGTGACGTTCACAGTAAAAGACGGCAAAGGTGGGACGGATACCGAGACGATCACTCTCAGAGTCGTGGAGTTCCAGTTTAAGTTGATTGGACACCGGATCCAGACCGAGTTGCCCAGCTTTGTCAATATTCTGTTCCAGGTAATTGATTCCGATAACTGGGGTGTGAGTTCTTTAAGCACTAACCACTTTGAAGTGCGCGAGAACGGTCAGCCAGTGTCCCCCACCGAGTCGAAGATGCACGTTCGCAAGCGGGAGGCCATTACCCAGAGTTATACGGTCAGGACAGTTCTGATGCTCGACACCAGCGCGAGCGTAGAGCCGCATCTGGCGCAGATTAAAGAGGCAGCCATCACTCTGGTAAAAAACATGACCAATCAGCAAGAGATCGCCTTATACGAATTTTCTGAGGAGCCGGTGCTTTTGCAGAATTTTACGAATGATGTAGATGCCTTGATCAGGGCGATCCAGGGGATCCGTTTGGGTTTTGCGACCACCAACCTGTACGGTAGTGTTATCGCCGGAAGTGCACGGTGGTGGGATGCTTTTACGACAACTGGCGTACAGCAGGGGGTTATGATCATTCTGACCGACGGGAGCGACACGCAGGGATCTCATACTCTGTCAGAGGCACTTTCGGCGCGGGGAGATAAGAATATTTATACGATTGGTCTGGGGAACGAGATTGATCCGGAAGTTCTACAGGAAATTGGCAACGCCGGGTTTTTCCAAATCACCGACGTAAGCAAATTATCTGCCCAACTGACGGCTCAGTTTGTCGAGATTCAAAGTAGGATAGCTTCGTTCGCGGACAGCTTTTACTGGTTGAAGTACCTGAGTCCTAAGCGTGGAGATAGGGCTCATGAACTGGAGTTGAGCGTGAAGGGAAATCAACTCAATTCCACGATTGAAGGAGAGTTCTACAGCAGGGATTTCTGTTCGGTGCGCCAGGGTGTATATGTCAACTATTCGCCGTGTTCCGATTCCGATCCTGAAGGGGTCAAGGATCTGCAGATAACCAGGGGCGATACGGTGCGCCTCCAGGCAGTGACGTATCCGGGAGCCGAGACTCCACAGTATAGCTGGGAGTCAAGCAATAGCGATATCGTCGTGATCGAGCCAGACCCGGTTGATGCGTCGGTGGCGTGGGCTATTGCGGTTGGGGATAGGGTACAAATAGTTAATTCGTTAGAGGTGTGGCCGATTGCGGTTAGGGACACCTTGCGGACAGCGACTCTAAGGGTGTTTGACCAATCGAATAGGTTGGACAGGCAGGTGGAGGTGGAGGTGAGAGGAGAGGTGCGGTTGGAGTTACCTACACACTATTTTCCACTGCCGGGGGGCGCATCGCTGGAGATGATATGGATAGAGCCGGGAACATTTCATATGGGATCGTTGGAGGGGCTTTGGGATGATGAAGGACCAGTGCATGAGGTGACAATCAGTCAGGGATTCTACTTGGGGAAGTATGAGGTAACGCAGGAGCAGTGGGAGTTAGTGATGGGTACGCGTCCCTGGCGACGTCAAGATCATTATGTGCGTTCTTGGCCGAGTTATCCTGTCGTGTATGTATCGTGGGAGGATGCTCAGGAATTTATCAGTCGTTTGAATGCGTCGTTGAGTAGAAATTTGTACCGTTTGCCAACAGAGGCAGAGTGGGAGTATGCGTGTCGGGCTGGGACAACGACGCGCTGGTCTCATGGAGATGCCTGGGCTCAATTGCAGCATTATGCGTGGTATAATGAGTCGTCTTTTTATGAGTCTGGTCATATAGTAGGACGAAAGCGAGCGAACCCCTATGGATTGTATGACATGCATGGTAATGTATCGGAGTGGGTGCAGGATTGGTATGATCGTGATTATTATCGTTCTTCTCCATCAGTGGATCCGCAGGGTCCGTTGTCAGGTTCGAATCGCGTTATCCGGGGCGGCAACTTCGACAGCTTCGACTCGGATGTGCGGTCGGCGAGTCGCAGCAGCGAGTGGCCCGGCGGTCGCGGCTCCCGCCTCGTTGGGTTTCGCCTTCTGAGACAGGCTCAGTAGCTCTTTTCTCTTTAACGCTTTAACGTTTTGGGCCTTATCCCCCGGTCTCGTTACTTGGTGAACTAGCTTGGGGAACGGCCAGTTGTACACCTACCGCTGCGATGTAGGCTCCGCCTGTGCCTACGAGGAAAGGGGAGACGAGTTGCGTGGTTCGTGTGTGCGGTTTTTGTCTTGGGGATAAACTGGCGTGAGCGCAATGCCAAGCATGTAGTTGTCTGAATCAGGATGGAAGGATGATCAGGCTGAGGATGGTATCCTGACCGACCTGATGGGCATTTCGCTGCAGATTGAGGGAAATGTTTGCCACTATTGATTGAGATTACATGATCGGTCACGCACACGATGGAGAGAATCGCTTATTTTAAAGACAAATCCTGACCAATAGGAGGTATTCGCATGAATGGAATAATGGGAATAATAATAGGAATTGTTGTCACTATAGGGGTAGCTTGGGGCTTCTACTATCTCCAAGGAAAGAGGGATAAAGAGCTAGCTAACACAAAGGAAATAATGGGTCTTTTGGTTGAGGTCAAGAATAATGTCAGACTCGGATTGGCTATCGTAATAGTTACCATTGGATTGGGTTTCACATTACTCCTGATCCACGACGGAGACAAGAATTCTGTTCAATCACCGATCGAAAACAACAAGGTTGAGGTCAGTGCAATCCCGGACTCAATCCAAAAAAAAGAAAAGGAAAAGGACTTCTTTCACTACAAAGACCGCGGCTTGGCCGAACGCCTGAGTGACGAGCTATCAGACACTCAGGCGCAAGGGAACGACGAGAGTATGGAACAGCGGACGAACCGCCTGAATCGCGTAATTGAGGATAATCCCCTTATTGCAGACCTTCGTGATCGGGCTCGACAATACAAACCTCCATTTCAGTATATCGGAACTCCAGTCCAGGTCGGAATCCCAAGCGGAAATCGGCCTCAATCACGTACTGTTTATGTAGCCTTCGAAAGCGAATTCGCCGGAAGAGTTGTTGAAATCAGGAATCCCAAAAACGAGAAGCACCTGACGTTGCGAGCAATAGGCGCATTCCATCACACGACCTCGGTAGACTTCCAGATGAACAGGCGGCAAGCGATATATCTATTTGGTCGCGTCAACACGACAGCCAAGGCAGTGGCATTCATTCTTCCGCCATCGACACAACCCAAAGGCATTTCAGAGCACCAGTCATTTGCGCCGCTGGACGAACCAAAGTCTCAGTAGAATAGCGGAAAGCGCGATGGCGGAGAACTGTGGCCTAAATCTAGGATACGGTCGGAGGCCAAGTTTCCGTTCAGAACCAAGAACCATTGATTGTTTCGTACCACAGCAAAAGCCCGACTTGATTAGAACAGGCCGGGCTTTTGCTTTTGTGAATGCTGTTTAAGGGACAAGATTGGGAGATCGCATCACTCATCTAACATATCCTAAAATGCCTCCAGACTAGACACCTAGACCGCCGTGCGGAGCAACTGCTTGAGGCGTTGTTCAAAACTTGAATTTTAGAATCACCTTTTGACGTGACAGATGCTGGTATAATCCCTACATTTATTTTGCTGCCGGAAGAGTCACAATCCACAAAAGAGGAAAAGATGAACCATTCGAGCGGACTCGATCCTGTTATAGAGTTGTACAAAAAGGACGTCGATCGAACACTTATTCGCAAGAATCTCAAACTTTCTCATGAGGAACGGTTGCAAAATGCGATGGAACTTCAACGTTTTGCACAGGAGTTGAGAAAAGCTGGGCGTCGTGTTAAGCGAGCAGCAGGCAGACCCAAAGATCTCGAAACAATTTCAGAACTTGAAGCTATTCGAGAAGAGGAACAAAATGAGGAGTGATTTTCTGCCTATTTTACACATTTGAGTCAAAGGGGTTTACCAATCGTACAAAAAGAATGCCCTGGCATAGTTGATGCCGGGGCATTTCTATTAATAGCTGTTTGCGACCGCGTGCGTGAAAGTCATTGACAAGGCTGGAGAGCCGTCCATAATTTTGATCCGTGAACGCGAAACGTTACAAATAGTTATCCAAAGGAGACACCATGGAACCCTGGTCTTTTCTCCATATCTGCGATATGCAGCCCGGTTCGCCCCGGTCCTTTCGGTTCAATCAGCGAAATATGGACAATTGGCAGACGGCTTACCGACAGATTCAAGGTATTACCGATGTCGATCTGATGCTCGTGGGTGGCGATCTCACGCGGGATGGGGCGCTCCACGATTTTGAGTACGAAGTTGCCAAACGAGAACTCGATGCTTTGCCTTATCCGCATTATGCGATTCCGGGCAATATGGATACGTGCAACAAGCATACGGATAAAAATGGTGCTACCGGACGCGAGGATATTCGCCTGAATGTCACCGCCGAGCAACTGGATCGGTTTGTGCCCTTTTTCGGCGATTTTCCCTGGAGTTTTGTACACAAGAATGTGCGCTTTAGTGGATTTTATGCGGCTGTGGCTGGTTCGGGGTTGCCACATGAGACGCGTATGTGGCACTGGCTCGAAAGTGAGTTGCCGTCTCTTCCCCGCGCGGCGCATCACGTCGTGACGATGCACTATACTCTTTTTATGGATACGCTTGACGAACCCAAATGGGATATTACAAAAGCGGACGAATATAGAGACTGGTATTTTTCGATTGATCCGCCACACAGACAGCGCATTTTTGAGGCTTTTAAAGAGTCCGATGTGTCCATTGTTCTGAGTGGACATATTCACTGCCGCCGTCCGCCCCAGGTTGTTGAGGGTATTTCTTTTTACCGCTGCGCAGGTATAGCGATGCCTCAGGCGGCCGACCGATGGGATGATGGCGATCCTACGTTGGGGTTCTATCGTTTTGACGTGACAGATGCTGGGATAACCCCTACATTTATTTCTTTGACCGAGGAGTCGCAATCTAACGCGGGATATGGTCCAGGGGGACATCCCCGTCCTGAGGAACGCGATTATTCTCTCGCGTGGGAGAAATGAGGAGTGTCTTATGTCTGTTTTACATATTACGTCACCTGTTGCCCCTCCTGAGTGGGCACTTTTGCAACGCGAACTGATGCGCGCGCAGGCTACGGCGTGCGAGGTTTTTTATCATCGGTATTTCGATAGTCGGGGGTATCTCAAGTGCATTCCGCGGTGGGGGGGTAATGATGGGCCAGATGATGCGATAGAGAATCTTACCGGGTATTCGATGGTGCATACGCTGGGTGGCCCAACGCATATTCTCGATCTTTACAAGCAGGCGTGGGAAGGGCATATCGAACAGTATTCCGAGGCGAAGACCGAGGTTGTGCCTATCGGGCGTGACGGTATGTATTACAAGGAGTTTCCCGCGTGTTTCGACTGGTTCCACCACGGGGAATCGCTCACTATTTTTAATTTGCAGGGTTTGTCCGATCCGCATGAGGTTACTTTTGGTCATCGCGTGCGTCGCTACGCAGGTTTTTATATGGATGAAGATCCCCAGGCGAAGAATTACGATCCCGAGCACAAAGTAATCCGTAGCCTTTTCAATGGCAGTCGGGGACCTTTGTTGCGAAAAGCCACGGGTCTCGATTGGGCAGGGGATCCCTTTGAGGTCGAGGGGCGGTTTCCCGCGCCGCGCCACGGTGAGCGCAATTTTGAAGAGATGCTTATGCATTTTGAAGATTATACCGATGTGATTGGCGATCATCCCCTGAATCTGGCGGCGACTACGCTGGGTCTCAATGCTTTTGCGCTGGCTGGTGAGGAGAAATACCGCTCATGGTTGCTGGGATACGTGGATGCGTGGGCAGGTCGCGCGGCTGAGAATAACGGTATTATCCCGTCCAATATCGGTCTTGACGGTACGATTGGCGGTGCATGTGATGGCAAATGGTATGGCGGCTGTTACGGATGGGGATTTACCGTGGTTGTGCCGCAAACGGGGGATCTGGCTAACCGCAATTCCATAGCACGCGGTGTTGCGGGGTTTGGCAATGCTTTGCTTATGACGGGTGACCAGAAATATCCCATTGTCTGGCGCACTATGATCAATGCGGTGAATAGCAATAGCAAGGATGTCGATGGGGAAATACAATATCCGCATATGCACGGGGATGATGGGTGGTATAGCTATAGCCCCCAGCCCTTTAATCAGGGTGCGCTCGATGTGTATTACTGGACAATGGATGATGCCGATCTTGAGTACATTTCCGCAGATCCATGGATAGACTATCTGCGAGGAGATAATCCCGATCATCCTGCGCGTACTTTGCGAAATGCTTTGAGCGCGATTCGCGGGAAGATGGAGAATGTGCGCAATGATACGTCTTCTACGGATACCCGGTTGTCCGACGATCCATTGCCGTACAATCCCGCAACTACTGTGAATGCGCTTATCCAACTCCAACTGGGTGGTTTGGCACCGCGTCACGGCGAACCCCTGCATTGTCGCGTGCGTTATTTTGATCCCGAGAATCGCCGTCCTGGATTGCCGGCGGATGTGGCGGCTCTCGTCGAATCGCTGAGCGCGGATGGTGTTGTGTTATCACTCGTGAATGTCAATCAGACCGAATACCGCGATCTCATTGTACAGGGCGGTGCTTATGCCGAACACCAGATTATTGCTGCAGAGGTCGATGGCAGTACATCTGATCTCGATGCATCGTGGATGTCCGTTCGCCTTGGTCCCGGCTGTGGCGCGCGACTTACACTTAAAACAGAACGCTATGTCAATTCGCCCACTTTTGCGTTTCCATGGGAGAGATAGATTCAGCAATCAATAAAAGGAGTTTCTTATGTCCAGGATTAATGTTGGTCTTGCCCGCCGCGAAAATCACCGCCAGAATGTGTTTGGTGCTCTCGATCTCATCCGCGATGACGTGGTTCCCAGGCTCGCCGAGCAGGTGATGCTCAAACCCAATTTTCTTTCGTCTAAAAATCAACTGGCGTCTTCTCATCCCGATGCGATGCGAGGGGCCATTGATTTTTTGCTTACCACGCCCAATCCACCGGATGAGATTCTCATTGCCGAGGGGGGTAACGAAGATATTCCGGGAGAGGCTTTTGACAATTTTGGGTATCACGCTTTGATAGAAGAATACGATGTTCCCATTCGGCTCATTGATCTCAATTCCGAGACCCGATGGGAGACTGTGCCGATTCTTCTCGATGACCGCACTGAATACGTTATACATATGCCCAAAACTGTGCTGGATTGTCCTTGCACGATTTCAATGGCGGTTGCTAAGACCCACGATGTCACGGTTGTTACGCTCGCGCTCAAGAATATGATTATGGGAACGATCCGCAAAGAAGACCGCGTTAAGATGCACGGGTTTCCCTCGCATCCAGAACGCTTGCGTCCCAATGAGTCCAAACGACTCAATGTCAATCTTATTCGGCTCGCCAAGTATTTGGCACCGGATATCGGCGTGATCGATGGTACTGTCGGTTTGCAGGGCAATGGTCCCGGGGGGACGGATTCGGTTGATCTGGGCGTTGCCGCGGCGAGTGTAGATGTTTTTGCTGTGGATGCGGTTATGACCAGTGTTATGGGTTTTGAACCCGCGAAGCAGGGGTTGCTCTATTATGCCAATCAACTCGGCATTGGTGTGACCGATCTCAACAATATCAATATTCTCGGAACTGCTATAGAAGATGTTGCCAGGGCGTTTAAGCCGCACAAGTGGATCGAAGAACAACGCCAGTGGCACGAGCCAAATGCCATGGCCGATATTTTTGCGTGATTCAAAATAACAATAAAAAAAACTCCCGAAGCTATAATGTCATAGCTTCGGGAGTTTGGATAGATGCGTGCGGATTTTTAGATATAAAAAATTGTTATCTCCAACTGCTAAGAAATTCGACGCGATTTTTCATGTCTTCTGCGGTTAATTGACTAACAAGCTTCAATAGACACCGCATTCGTTCTCCTACTGAGTAGTGTTGCTGCAGAGAAAGAACCATTCCGGTATGGGATCGGTTTTGAGTAAGCCAGGCATTATGAAGACGACAAAAATCACCGATATTGGAACTATATAACACTCTTTCTTGTGCTGTCGCAAAGCTTAAATGTTTTTCATCTGGCTGTTCAATCATGTCGGCCTCAAGTGCCGTAATAATATCCACATCCCGATCTCTTAAAGCCCGAACCAAAGCCCTATCCATTGAATCCTCATCAAAATAAAAACAAATATTCACAACTTCAGGGTCTGTTCAAATTGCCGAGCTTCTGCTTCTTCAGACGCGATATCGGCTTCTATTTCAGATTGATTGGCATGAAAATAGGCCAATGCCGCCTGCACTTGAGCCAGGGTTAGATGTTCCAAACGGTCCGTGATTTCATCCGGTGTTAATCCCATTTGGTACCATCCCACAATACGTCGAACAGTTACCCCCGTCCCCGCAATGCGAGGTCGTCCTCCTCGTATATCATCCGAGCGGACAATTAGCGTTTCAATATCGGTCAAAGTGCTCATATCGCGATCCTATGGCTTGAAGGAGTTTTTTTGTTCACCTATTGCTCAAGCCAAATATAGTCCATAATCGGAGTTTTTGCAATAAGGTGACGGACCATTTTTCACATGATTTAAGGTTTTTTTCTACTATATTGTCGTTGTTTTTTATTTTGTACAGGAGTTTTTTTTGCCTACTATTGTCCTCATTGGCGGTGGTACTGCCGGGCATGTTACGCCCAATATTGCGCTGTTGCCCGCTTTGCGCGATGCGGGATATGATGTGCATTATGTCGGTACGCGGGACGGTATTGAGAGAGAATTGATCGCACGGGAGGACATTCCTTATTACGCAGTTCCCGCAGGCAAGCTCCGACGCTATCTGGATTGGCAAAATTTTACCGATCTCGCCCGCATCAAGTTTGGGTTTCTCAAGTCGCTGTTGCTTCTCGCCCGTATTAGACCCGATATTGTTTTTAGTAAGGGGGGATTTGTCACGCCGCCTATTATCTGGGCTGCGTGGTTGCTGGGTATTCCCGTGGTGTGTCACGAGTCGGATCTCACGCCGGGTTTGGCCAATAAGCTCGCTCTTCCATTTGCCCGGCGTATTTGTTACGCTTTTGCGGAGACAGCCAGATATTTGCCTGCTGAGAAGGCGGTTCATACGGGTATCCCGGTTCGGACAGAGCTGGGAGATGGAGATGCCCAGAGAGGGCGGGATTTGTGCGCGTTTGCGTCTGGGAAACCCGTTATTCTCATTATGGGGGGGAGTCTGGGGTCGCGTGCGATTAACGCGGCAGTTCGCGCTGCTCTCCCCGAGTTGCTTGTCGATTACCAGATTTGTCATTTGTGCGGGCAGAGCAATCTCGACCCGGCTCTTGAACAGACCGAAGGCTACGCGCAGTTTGAATATGTCGCGGATGACTTGCCTCATCTTTTTGCGGCGGCCGGTTTTATTGTTTCTCGCGCAGGTGCTACCGCGCTCTTTGAATTTCTCTCGCTTCAAAAACCCGCGCTTTTGATTCCCCTTTCCATGCAAGCCAGTCGCGGAGATCAAATCGAGAATGCCGAGGCTTTTCGAAATGCCGGTTATAGTCTCGTGCTTTCAGAAGAGGGGCTTACGCCGGATGTGCTTTGCAAAGCGATTCGCGATTTGTGCGATCAAAGCGATGTGTTGCGTCAGTCCATGTCTGATTGGCGCAGGCGCGACGCTGTTGCGGAGATCCTTTCAATCCTCGCCGATTGTCTGAATAAGAATTGATTACTATGGCACAAGAAAGACATCCATCTGTTGAACCCACCCGGTTTGTAAGAGAAGCTGTTACGCTGAAGTCTATTTTGGTGGGTATTGTGGTCATTCTGCTATCTGATGCCTATATCACATGGGGCATGTTGCATCTGGCTTCTCGTATGAATAAGTCCTATCTGCCGATGGGGCTGTTTTTTGTGTATGTGGTTCTGGTGTTGGCAAATATCGCGTTTGATCGGGCAAAGAGCAGGTGGGCTCTTTCTCAGGCTGAGTTGCAGGTTGCGCTCGGTATGGGATTGATTGGGGCGTTTTTCCCATTTTTTGGTCTGGCGAGTTTTTTGCCTACGGTGATTGCGGCGCCCTTTTATCTGGATACGCCGGAGAATGGCTGGCGGGAGCTTTTGCACGAGCATATTCCCAGGTGGATTGTTTTGCACAATGAGGATGGAGCGGCTACGCTGTTTTACGAGGGGCTTGCACCGCATCAACCGATTCCGTGGGGTGCGTGGGTGGTGCCGATTTTCTGGTGGGGGTCGTTGATTTTTGCAATTGGTTGGCTGACGTTGTGTATTATGGTGATTTTGCGGAAGCAGTGGGTGGAAAATGAGCGGTTGGAATATCCACTGATGAATGTGAGCATTAAGATGGCTGCCGGGTCAGATGATGCGGAGGGTATGGCGCATATGGTTCGGCAGCGGGGGTTTAAGATTGGCTGTTTCTTAGGTGCTATAGCTGTTTTGTGGAATATTGTGACGTTTTTTTATCCTTTGATACCGCGTTTGCCCACAACGCCAAATGCCGCCAGTTGGTTGCGCTGGATGGATGGCGCGCCGACGTTTTGGGTGCAGATCAGTATTTATATTATTGGTTTTGCCTATTTTGCGCGTGTGGAGGCTCTGTTCAGTTTTTGGGTGTTTTTTGTTTTGACGGGTATAGAGATGTCTGTGTTTGACCGTCTTGGCGTGGGGTCTTCTGTTGGGCAAGGGGGGCTGGAGGCGGTTCGGTCTCAGAGTTTTGGCGCGTTTGTGATGATTGTGCTGGTGAGTTTGTGGATGTCGCGGGGTCATTTGAAGGCGGTGTTTCGGAAGGCATTTAAGGGTGATGCTGAGGTGGATGACTCGCGGGAGGTGTTGTCTTATCGCACGGCGGTGTTTGGTCTGGGAATTGGGCTTCTTTTTGTGGGTGGATGGTTGCATCTGGCGGGTATGGAATTGAAGGTGCTGGTGCTGTATATGTTTTTTGCTGTGGCAGCTTATATCGGACTGTCCCGGATTGTGGCTGAGATGGGGTTGCCCTATGCGAATATCTCGGATACGGCGCTGAATTTTGCGCCTATTTATATTTTGGGATCGCGTGCGATTTCAGCGCCTTCTATGGTGAGTCAGGGGTTTATCTATGCGCTTTTTGCCACGACGCGCGGGTTTCTCGGTCCGCCTCTGGCACAGGCACTGAAGCTGACGAGTGGGTTGAAGTTTCGGCGGAATCGCTTGATCGGTGCGAT
Coding sequences:
- a CDS encoding SUMF1/EgtB/PvdO family nonheme iron enzyme encodes the protein MKFKRKSIIGLLATMGIVFAGIGFVYAQTAADVDYDGDGVVGVGDFLLFVARFGTNQGDPNYEAEYDLDGDGQVGVSDFLVFFGFFGQSAVPNDAPVLQRIGDQGVPKGGTLTLELVASDPDGDNLTYSVSGNPAGSSLSGTTFLWTPTSESETHRVTFTVKDGKGGTDTETITLRVVEFQFKLIGHRIQTELPSFVNILFQVIDSDNWGVSSLSTNHFEVRENGQPVSPTESKMHVRKREAITQSYTVRTVLMLDTSASVEPHLAQIKEAAITLVKNMTNQQEIALYEFSEEPVLLQNFTNDVDALIRAIQGIRLGFATTNLYGSVIAGSARWWDAFTTTGVQQGVMIILTDGSDTQGSHTLSEALSARGDKNIYTIGLGNEIDPEVLQEIGNAGFFQITDVSKLSAQLTAQFVEIQSRIASFADSFYWLKYLSPKRGDRAHELELSVKGNQLNSTIEGEFYSRDFCSVRQGVYVNYSPCSDSDPEGVKDLQITRGDTVRLQAVTYPGAETPQYSWESSNSDIVVIEPDPVDASVAWAIAVGDRVQIVNSLEVWPIAVRDTLRTATLRVFDQSNRLDRQVEVEVRGEVRLELPTHYFPLPGGASLEMIWIEPGTFHMGSLEGLWDDEGPVHEVTISQGFYLGKYEVTQEQWELVMGTRPWRRQDHYVRSWPSYPVVYVSWEDAQEFISRLNASLSRNLYRLPTEAEWEYACRAGTTTRWSHGDAWAQLQHYAWYNESSFYESGHIVGRKRANPYGLYDMHGNVSEWVQDWYDRDYYRSSPSVDPQGPLSGSNRVIRGGNFDSFDSDVRSASRSSEWPGGRGSRLVGFRLLRQAQ
- a CDS encoding undecaprenyldiphospho-muramoylpentapeptide beta-N-acetylglucosaminyltransferase, which translates into the protein MPTIVLIGGGTAGHVTPNIALLPALRDAGYDVHYVGTRDGIERELIAREDIPYYAVPAGKLRRYLDWQNFTDLARIKFGFLKSLLLLARIRPDIVFSKGGFVTPPIIWAAWLLGIPVVCHESDLTPGLANKLALPFARRICYAFAETARYLPAEKAVHTGIPVRTELGDGDAQRGRDLCAFASGKPVILIMGGSLGSRAINAAVRAALPELLVDYQICHLCGQSNLDPALEQTEGYAQFEYVADDLPHLFAAAGFIVSRAGATALFEFLSLQKPALLIPLSMQASRGDQIENAEAFRNAGYSLVLSEEGLTPDVLCKAIRDLCDQSDVLRQSMSDWRRRDAVAEILSILADCLNKN
- a CDS encoding DUF362 domain-containing protein, giving the protein MSRINVGLARRENHRQNVFGALDLIRDDVVPRLAEQVMLKPNFLSSKNQLASSHPDAMRGAIDFLLTTPNPPDEILIAEGGNEDIPGEAFDNFGYHALIEEYDVPIRLIDLNSETRWETVPILLDDRTEYVIHMPKTVLDCPCTISMAVAKTHDVTVVTLALKNMIMGTIRKEDRVKMHGFPSHPERLRPNESKRLNVNLIRLAKYLAPDIGVIDGTVGLQGNGPGGTDSVDLGVAAASVDVFAVDAVMTSVMGFEPAKQGLLYYANQLGIGVTDLNNINILGTAIEDVARAFKPHKWIEEQRQWHEPNAMADIFA
- a CDS encoding DUF433 domain-containing protein gives rise to the protein MSTLTDIETLIVRSDDIRGGRPRIAGTGVTVRRIVGWYQMGLTPDEITDRLEHLTLAQVQAALAYFHANQSEIEADIASEEAEARQFEQTLKL